Proteins encoded by one window of Branchiostoma floridae strain S238N-H82 chromosome 6, Bfl_VNyyK, whole genome shotgun sequence:
- the LOC118418661 gene encoding uncharacterized protein LOC118418661, with amino-acid sequence MVVIPFERVALHKLGNVERTDCERNLKEAKEMASREIEQVIALRKKLAVVDSEGKLRPSPAFLQDMPGLVAKFEAIMPNDEGRSARNYATIARIVLGLLQIAGMEDEEEPFWQFVTDKIGPQIRGMQQRAGVAGVPATPQTSANWLSLVFQALQTLDRLDVR; translated from the exons ATGGTTGTCATACCATTTGAAAGAGTTGCTCTCCACAAACTGGGTAACGTCGAGCGGACGGACTGCGAACGAAACCTGAAGGAAGCCAAGGAAATGGCCAGCCGGGAAATTGAGCAAGTCATTGCTCTTCGCAAGAAACTGGCAGTGGTTGACAGTGAGGGGAAGCTGAGACCATCGCCAGCCTTCCTCCAGGATATGCCGGGGCTTGTCGCAAAGTTTGAGGCCATCATGCCAAACGATGAGGGACGCTCAGCCCGCAACTATGCCACTATTGCACGGATTGTTTTGGGG TTGTTACAGATTGCCGGGATGGAAGATGAGGAGGAGCCCTTTTGGCAGTTTGTCACAGACAAGATCGGTCCCCAGATCAGAGGGATGCAACAGCGTGCAGGAGTAGCAGGGGTTCCTGCGACACCACAGACCTCAGCAAACTGGCTATCACTGGTGTTCCAGGCACTCCAAACCCTGGACAGATTGGACGTAAGATGA
- the LOC118418245 gene encoding uncharacterized protein K02A2.6-like, whose translation MAEGSSLRQPACLDVNARNLNVEWKKWKEEALLYIDLTVSDDAKKRRKTLRYLMGDQARKVHDTLTIQKADNDGNMVAVAKEEQTVEQIVEAFDKYCNPKQNETIERYKFFTRAQQAGEAFDAYATHLRNLAKYCGFGAIEESVIRDRIICGINDAKIRERLLREKDLTLDKCEGICRTSEISMQNVRMIGPTAVHAVQQKTQATPQKPMTNCRYCGKRHRQQREACPAYGKQCLKCKGQNHFAKVCKSADKKPRQVGKAHAHARKTKVHALEEDDYVMTITDTRLRTENTFSMSHPKYAKQVHAKMKLEGRMVNFQLDLGATCNVMPKQTLLRNKIQYKTSGAQRVLKMYNNSEIVSEGETDLKMINPKTGKRYVVNFVVIDSDSMPLLGANAIQQIGVVTVHYDRILAIRGSIPMDETSTVNKPLTKESLIQEYKDVFTGLGRLPGECHLETDDSITPKVHPPRRVPVAIKEQLKTELDRMTREGVIEPVTVPTPWVSSLVTVRKPSGKLRICIDPRDLNKALKGSHYPAPTIEDIIPELSKAKVFSVLDAKNGYWQVALDEESSVLTTFNTPNGRYKWKRLPFGIKSSQWSRPIRTGDG comes from the coding sequence ATGGCGGAAGGCAGTAGTTTGAGACAGCCAGCCTGCCTAGATGTTAATGCAAGGAATCTTAACGTAGAGTGGAAGAAATGGAAGGAGGAGGCACTACTGTACATTGACCTGACTGTGTCAGATGATGCCAAGAAACGCAGAAAAACGTTGCGGTATCTCATGGGTGACCAGGCACGTAAAGTCCATGATACATTGACCATCCAAAAGGCAGATAATGATGGGAACATGGTGGCGGTTGCCAAAGAAGAACAAACCGTCGAACAGATTGTAGAAGCATTCGACAAATACTGCAACCCGAAACAAAACGAAACCATTGAAAGGTACAAGTTCTTTACCAGAGCACAGCAAGCGGGTGAAGCGTTTGACGCATACGCCACTCATCTCCGAAACCTAGCAAAATATTGCGGGTTTGGAGCGATCGAGGAGTCAGTGATCCGAGACAGGATCATTTGTGGAATCAACGATGCCAAGATAAGGGAGAGGCTACTGCGTGAGAAAGACTTGACCCTTGACAAATGTGAGGGGATATGCCGTACATCGGAGATCTCCATGCAAAATGTGAGGATGATAGGGCCGACAGCCGTACATGCTGTCCAACAGAAAACACAGGCAACACCCCAGAAGCCTATGACCAACTGTAGGTACTGTGGAAAGAGACACCGACAGCAGAGAGAGGCTTGTCCAGCGTATGGAAAACAGTGCTTGAAATGTAAAGGCCAAAATCATTTCGCAAAGGTGTGTAAGAGTGCCGATAAGAAACCTCGACAGGTTGGGAAGGCACATGCTCACGCCAGGAAGACAAAAGTCCACGCTCTGGAAGAAGATGACTACGTGATGACCATCACAGATACAAGACTACGCACCGAGAACACGTTCAGTATGTCCCACCCAAAGTATGCAAAGCAAGTGCATGCTAAGATGAAGTTAGAAGGACGCATGGTCAACTTTCAGCTTGACCTCGGAGCAACGTGTAATGTGATGCCGAAGCAGACATTGCTCAGAAACAAGATACAGTACAAGACAAGTGGAGCACAGAGAGTGTTGAAGATGTACAATAACTCAGAGATAGTGTCAGAGGGAGAGACTGACCTGAAGATGATCAACCCCAAGACTGGGAAGAGGTATGTGGTGAACTTTGTGGTCATTGACTCGGACAGTATGCCGTTGCTTGGAGCGAACGCCATACAGCAGATTGGAGTAGTGACTGTTCATTACGATAGAATCCTAGCGATCCGTGGTAGCATACCCATGGATGAGACAAGCACTGTCAACAAGCCGTTGACAAAGGAGAGTCTGATCCAAGAGTACAAAGATGTATTCACTGGGTTAGGAAGGCTGCCAGGAGAATGTCATCTAGAAACAGATGACAGCATCACACCTAAGGTCCACCCACCAAGAAGAGTGCCCGTAGCAATAAAAGAGCAGCTCAAGACGGAGCTAGACAGAATGACGAGAGAAGGAGTGATAGAACCGGTGACAGTACCAACACCATGGGTGTCAAGCCTAGTCACCGTGAGGAAGCCATCGGGAAAGCTGCGAATTTGCATTGACCCAAGGGACCTAAATAAAGCCCTCAAGGGAAGTCATTATCCAGCACCGACGATTGAAGACATAATCCCAGAGCTAAGTAAAGCCAAGGTGTTCAGTGTCCTTGATGCCAAGAATGGCTATTGGCAAGTAGCCTTGGACGAAGAAAGCTCAGTTCTGACGACGTTCAACACTCCCAATGGACGCTATAAGTGGAAACGCCTCCCCTTTGGGATTAAATCGTCCCAATGGTCAAGGCCGATTCGGACTGGAGATGGGTAG